A region from the Diabrotica undecimpunctata isolate CICGRU unplaced genomic scaffold, icDiaUnde3 ctg00003128.1, whole genome shotgun sequence genome encodes:
- the LOC140432183 gene encoding cyclic GMP-AMP synthase-like receptor, with amino-acid sequence MVDVEEKKKYKVLENVLNHINQKYISFPEDIRKRNNEILKQLLDALIPKMTKKNALFKEMYFTTFFGGSFYDGLRVGAPDEFDLDLLMNLPKILNKDLIVSDDPGFVHLKINNLLELYKQPYAERFKGLDKLLDDKNYLDNKKVRRWMEGIVSQTLNDFPLEKDYRVIQISKGKFLVSTFLHLISIYQFNYLFLMRMFSIHFY; translated from the exons ATGGTAGATGTTGaggaaaaaaagaaatacaaagtGCTGGAAAACGTGCTTAATCATATAAATCAAAAGTACATTTCGTTTCCTGAAGATATTAGGAAGAGAAATAATGAAATTCTTAAGCAG CTTTTGGACGCCTTGATACCCAAAATGACGAAAAAGAATGCTCTTTTTAAGGAAATGTATTTCACCACATTTTTTGGAGGCAGCTTCTATGACGGTTTAAGAGTCGGCGCCCCAGACGAATTCGATTTAGATTTGCTTATGAATCTGCCAAAAATACTTAACAAAGATTTAATCGTTAGTGATGATCCAGGCTTCGTTCACTTGAAGATAAATAACCTTCTAGAACTTTACAAGCAACCTTACGCTGAACGCTTTAA agGTTTGGACAAATTATTAGACGATAAAAATTATCTTGATAATAAGAAGGTTCGTCGGTGGATGGAAGGTATAGTGTCACAGACCTTAAACGACTTTCCTCTAGAGAAGGACTACCgcgtaattcaaatttcaaagggAAAGTTTTTGGTAAGTACTTTTTTGCACCTGATATCTATTTATCAgtttaattatttgtttcttaTGCGGATGTTCTCAATACATTTTTACTAG